In Planctomycetota bacterium, the sequence GGCATCGCTGGTGATCGCGCCCAACGCCGTGTGGGTCATGTTCGGGTTCGAGGTGGTGGTCGCACTCGCGGGGGTTGTTGGCGTCGTGGCCGCGGGCGGGCGGTTCGACAGCGGCCAGGGGCTGGTCTGGCTGTGCGTCGCGGGTGTGCTGTTCGTGGCCGGGGTGCTGAGTTACCTCGGCACGCCGCAGGGCATCGTGTGGTCGCAGGGAACGCCGGCCTCGCCGACGACGACGTGGAGCGTCGGGCGGGTGGCGCTGGCGGGCGTGTTCGGCGCGGCGGCGGTGTACGCCGTGCTGCGTCGCAGCGCCGAGGCGCGTCGGAACTTCGCGCGGGGGCTGGTTGCGGGCGTGCTGCTGGTGTGCCTGATGGGCGGGCTGGTGATTTTCGGCGGGCGCGCGATGGCGGCGCTCGCGGGCACGGCGGGGGTCGTGAAGGCCGCGATCGCGATCGTGGTCGGTTTCATCGGCATCACGCTCATGAGCGCGGCGGGGCACTGGCTGATCCGCGCGTTCGAGTGCGCCCGGCGCGAGGACGCTACGCCGACGCCGGCTGCCAGACCGTCTTGAACTCAACGAGCGGCTCGATCCACCAGGGCGAGCAGCACGCGCCGTCGTCGTGCCAGTCCACGCCCTCGATGATCCGCACGCGCTTGAGATTCTCCGCGACTCCGGCGCGCAGCGTGCGCGCCAGGTCGGGCTCGGGATCGCCCGCGACGATCGCGTCGATGTCGCGGTGCTGCGCGGCGATCGGGGCCAGTTCCTTCGCGTCGCCGGTCAGGATGTTCACCACGCCCGGCGGGACGTCGCCCGTGGCGATGGCCTCGGCGAGCGCGACCGCCGCCAGCGGGTTGCGCATGCTCGGCACCGCGACGCAGGTGTTGCCCGCGCACAGCGCCGGCGCCAGCAGCGACACGAGCGCGAGCAACGGGTGGCGGTCCGGGGCGAACGCCGCGACCACGCCCGTGGGTTCCGCGACCGTGAACGTGTAGTACGAGCCGGCGACGGGGTTGTGGCAGCCGAGCACCTGCGAGAACTTGTCGGCCCATCCCGCGTAGTGCACGACGCGGTCGATGGCGCGCGAGACCTCGCCCGCGGGGCCGAGGTCCGGCGCGTTCGCTCGCGCGGCCCGCTTCGTCGCGGTTCGCCCGGGCGAGCGGGTCGCATGGATCGCGTCTTCCAGTTCGCGACGGCGCGATTCCATCATCTCCGCGACGCGGTACAGGATCTGCCCGCGCAGCAGGGGCGACGCCGCCGCCCAGCCGGGCTGTGCGCGGCGGGCGGCCTCCACCGCGTCGCGCAGGTCCTTGCGCGAGGCGAGGCTGGCGTGCGCGAGAATCCCGCCGCGTGTGTCGTGCACGCCCCACGTCCGCCCGCTCTCGCTGCGCGGGAACTTGCCGTCGATGAACAGCTTGAGCGTCTTCTGCACGTCGAGGCGGGCGTCGTCGGGCATGGCGGCACCAGTCTAGCGGTCGGTGCGGGCGCTCATGTCGCGCGCCCGCGCGGGCGTCGGGGCTCGTCCAGGCGGACGTACGCGCGCAGGCCCTGCACGCCCCCCTCGCGCCCGAAGCCCGACTCCTTGTACCCGCCGAAGGGCGAGGCCGGGTCGAAGCGGTTGTAGGTGTTGCACCAGACGACGCCGGCCTTGAGCTTGCCGGCGATCTCGAAGACCTTGGAGCCCTTGTCGGTCCAGATGCCCGCCGCCAGCCCGTAGGGCGTGTTGTTGGCGCGGGCGACGGCCTCGTCGGGCGTGCGGAAGCTCATGACGGCGAGCACGGGGCCGAAGACCTCGTCGCGCGCGATGGTGTGGCTGGGCTGCACGCCCGTGAAGAAGCAGGGCGGGCACCAGAAGCCCCGCGAGAGCCCCGCGGGCCGCCAGGCGTCGAGCGCGTCGGACGTAAGGGGCCGGGCGGGCTCGCCGTTCTCGCGGGCGGGCGTGCAGAGCACCGCGCCCTCGGCCGTTCCTCGGCGCAGGTATCCGAGCACGCGGTCGAGGTGCGATCGCGAGTTCATCGCGCCCACGTCGGTGTTCTTGTCGAGCGGATCGCCCACGCGCAGCGACGCGAGGCGTACCTCGAGCGTGCGGAGCACCTCGGGCAGGATCGACTCCTGCACGAAGAGCCGCGACCCGGCGCAGCAGACCTCGCCCTGGTTGAAGTAGATGCCCCGCACCACGCCCTCGACCGCCTGGTCGATCGACGCGTCTTCGAAGATGATGTGCGGGCTCTTGCCGCCCAGTTCGAGCGTGAGGCGCGTGCCCCGCCCCGCGACGCTCGCGGCGATGCGCTTGCCGACCTCGGTGGAGCCGGTGAACGCGATCTTGTCGACCCCGGCGTGCTCGACCAGGGCCGCCCCGGTCGTGCCGTCGCCCGTGACGACGTTCACCACGCCCTTGGGCAGGCCGATCTCGTCGATGATCTCGGCGAGGCGCAGGGCCGAGAGGGGCGTGGTCTCGGCGGGCTTGAGGACGCAGGTGTTGCCGCAGGCGAGCGCGGGTGCGAGCTTCCACGCGGCCATGAGCAGCGGGAAGTTCCACGGGATGATCTGCCCGCACACGCCGACGGGGCGGGGCGTGCGTCCGGCGAAGGCGAACGCGAGCTTGTCGGCCCAGCCGGCGTGATAGAAAAAGTGTGCCGCGGCGAGGGGCACGTCGACGTCGCGCGATTCGCGGATGGGCTTCCCGCTGTCGAGCGACTCCAGCACCGCCAGTTCGCGCGACCGTTCCTGGATCCGCCGCGCGATCCGGAAGATGAACTTCGCGCGCTCGGCGGGGCGCAGCGCGCTCCACGCCGGGAGCGCCGCCCGGGCCGCCCGCACCGCGGCGTCCACGTCTCGCCCGCTCCCCTGCGCCACCTCGCTCAGGACTTCCTCGGTCGCCGGGTTGATCGTCGGGAAGCGCGTGCCCTCCGACGGCTCGCGCCACGCGCCGTTGATGTAGTGCGCGTGGCGCGGGGCGATCGCAGTGCGGACGGTCTCGGGCGCGGGGGCGTAGTCGGCCGCCCACACGCCCGCGAGCGACGGTCCCGGCGCGCGGTCGTGTACCCCGGCGCGCGCGGACGGGGCGTTCGAGGGCGTCGTGCCGTTGCGGGCGGTGGTGCGGGCCATGCGTCCTCCGCGCCGGGTGCGTCGCCCCGCGCGGAGCGACTGTATCGCGCGGACCGTCAGGCCCGGGACTTCTTCTTCGACGCCTTGCGAGCCGCGCCGCCCGCCCCAGCCCCGCGCGAGGACCCGCGCGAAACCCCGGCCCTGCGCGGGGCCTTCTTGGAAGCCGCGGAGCCGGTCCTCTTGGACGTTTTGCGGACGGCTTTCCCGGAGACCTTGGTGGCGGTCTTGGCGGCGGCCTTCCCGGTGTGGCTGGCGGACGCCTTCGCCGCGCTCGCCTTGTTCTTCGATCGGATCTCGCGCGTGTAGTGCTCGATCCACCGGTGCGCCGGCATCTCTCGGATGGACTTGCCGAGTACGTCGAGCGCGACCTGTTCGAGGCGCTTGAACCGGATGCAGCACTTGCCCATGTCGAGCTTGCGACCTGTCGCCTCCCAGTCGCGCCGGAACGCCGCCTCGCCCCCCGGACTGCCGTACATGCTCATGAGGTACACCGACATGTGGTTCTTCTGCGATGCCAGCCCCGCGAACGGCAGCGGCTGGCGCGGGTCGCAGTGGTACCCGTCCGGGAACACCGAGTGCGGCACGTAGTACCCGATCATCCCGTACTGCATCCCTTCCTCGTACTGGTCGTCGAGATTCTCGAGGATCGTCCGGCGGACGGCCTCCAGCGCCTCACGCCGGTCGGGCGGCAACGAATCCAGATACTCCGCGACGGTGGTGGCCTTCGATTGCATCGGCCCGAGTGTACCTCGCGGGCGTCCCGTGCGCCCCGCCGACTGTGGGGGGCGTGGGCCCGCTGGAGCCCGCCCGGGCGAGCGCGATACCCTGCCCCCTCATGCGCTACGCGATGATCATGGCGGGCGGGGCGGGGACGCGGCTGTGGCCCACGAGCCGCAAGGACCGCCCCAAGCAGTTGCTCCGCTTCATCGAGCGCCCCGGGCGCGTTGGCCGCGTGTCGCTGCTGGAACTGGCGGCGGCGCGGCTGGACGGGCTTATCGACCCGCAACGCCGCTACATCTGCACCGCCGAGTCGTACCGCGAGGCCGTGCGCGAGCAGCTCCCCCAGTTTGATGACGCGCACGTGCTCGGCGAGCCCTGCGGGCGCGACACCGTGAACGCGGTGGGGTTCGCGGCGGCGGTGCTGGCGAAG encodes:
- a CDS encoding DUF1801 domain-containing protein, which gives rise to MQSKATTVAEYLDSLPPDRREALEAVRRTILENLDDQYEEGMQYGMIGYYVPHSVFPDGYHCDPRQPLPFAGLASQKNHMSVYLMSMYGSPGGEAAFRRDWEATGRKLDMGKCCIRFKRLEQVALDVLGKSIREMPAHRWIEHYTREIRSKNKASAAKASASHTGKAAAKTATKVSGKAVRKTSKRTGSAASKKAPRRAGVSRGSSRGAGAGGAARKASKKKSRA
- a CDS encoding aldehyde dehydrogenase family protein, with protein sequence MPDDARLDVQKTLKLFIDGKFPRSESGRTWGVHDTRGGILAHASLASRKDLRDAVEAARRAQPGWAAASPLLRGQILYRVAEMMESRRRELEDAIHATRSPGRTATKRAARANAPDLGPAGEVSRAIDRVVHYAGWADKFSQVLGCHNPVAGSYYTFTVAEPTGVVAAFAPDRHPLLALVSLLAPALCAGNTCVAVPSMRNPLAAVALAEAIATGDVPPGVVNILTGDAKELAPIAAQHRDIDAIVAGDPEPDLARTLRAGVAENLKRVRIIEGVDWHDDGACCSPWWIEPLVEFKTVWQPASA
- a CDS encoding aldehyde dehydrogenase family protein, with translation MARTTARNGTTPSNAPSARAGVHDRAPGPSLAGVWAADYAPAPETVRTAIAPRHAHYINGAWREPSEGTRFPTINPATEEVLSEVAQGSGRDVDAAVRAARAALPAWSALRPAERAKFIFRIARRIQERSRELAVLESLDSGKPIRESRDVDVPLAAAHFFYHAGWADKLAFAFAGRTPRPVGVCGQIIPWNFPLLMAAWKLAPALACGNTCVLKPAETTPLSALRLAEIIDEIGLPKGVVNVVTGDGTTGAALVEHAGVDKIAFTGSTEVGKRIAASVAGRGTRLTLELGGKSPHIIFEDASIDQAVEGVVRGIYFNQGEVCCAGSRLFVQESILPEVLRTLEVRLASLRVGDPLDKNTDVGAMNSRSHLDRVLGYLRRGTAEGAVLCTPARENGEPARPLTSDALDAWRPAGLSRGFWCPPCFFTGVQPSHTIARDEVFGPVLAVMSFRTPDEAVARANNTPYGLAAGIWTDKGSKVFEIAGKLKAGVVWCNTYNRFDPASPFGGYKESGFGREGGVQGLRAYVRLDEPRRPRGRAT